ATGCATTACTAGAATTACTCACCTCCAAACCAACAAAACCTAGCTGATTTTGAAACATTTAGAGTCCGTttaaatacaatttatttttgctgaaaactgaaaacactgtagcaaaataatttttaaatgtgtgaaaaagtactattcactcttttttttttactgttcatatgccttggtgcactgttcatgtcacCAAGctctagtttaaaaaaaaaaaaaaaaaaaaaagcaaacgtGGGTTTGGAAACGCggatccaaacccacacttAGTTTCAatcctagcaaaaaaaaagtcaaaactaGATACATGTTGAAGATAAGGAGAGTGGCATGGGATTTTTTTGCCCTTTGGCCTATTTTTGctaacatttttattatgtatcCCAAAGAGCAAATATATTAGTTAAGTAGCacatcgagtcttagagactcaagTTCATAGAAGGAACTCAGGTCTTTAAGACTTGAGTTTCAAAAGGTGGCAAAactgattcaaaaaaaaaaaaaaaaaaaaaatcatgtggaactcgagtcttaaaaacCAAATTCACAAACTCCTTCAAATCCTCACATAAACGTCTCACctacaaacccaaacccaacacaaaacaaatttgTGAACCTCTCACCtgcaaacccaaacccaacaagCACACCATCACCTTATCCTGATCGGAACTtgcaaacccaaacccaacaaatGCACCACCATCTCATCTTGATCGAAACTTGCAAACCCAATCCCAACAAACGCATCACCACCTCATCTTGATCGAGAGAGCCACAGCCTAAACCCACAACCTTTGATCTATGGTTTTGACCAAGAGAGATAGGAAACGAGATAGAGTGAGAGAGAACCACCTCGGTGGAGGCCCGATTCAGGCTTGATCTAGAGAAAAAGCtagagagaggaagaaattatcgtttagatttttttaatttttttcttttggttttcttttgagGAGACTTGAGTtgcatatgaattttttttctacattagTTTTGCCACATCTTGAAACTGGAGTCTTAAGCTACATTtgagagttcataagggaataaaataatcataaagAAATGATGAAATTAAGTAAAGTTGTTGAAGATAACTAATATTTTTGCCTTTTAGTCTACGTAACAAAAATGTTAGCAAAACTAGGACAAAGGTGTAAAAAAACCCGAGTGGCATGACTTGGCTAAATAATCTTCACCATGATAAACATTACTGTGCTGAGCCAAAAGggcaaaaaaagaagataaatatcAGCTACAATTGAAATGTTGTGACATGAACTGTCCATTGGATCAGACCGTACATGCGCTGCAACAAAGTGGTGCGAATAGCGATTGTTATTTGTTCCGTTATATGTTCTATTGTGACTGAAGGAAGGCGCACTTGTTTTACTTCAAGTTTAGACTCTACACtcaaaatataacatttaacGCTTGCTTCTTGAACCGCTCTATTTGCCAATCTTCTTATTCCGGTGAACTCGTTGCCCGGCGAAATCCACAACTGTAAACTGTACGTAGAGATGTTTTGTTGAAGAAAGGAGTTTTCAATTAACAGTGCTTCGTTGTTGTGTTAAGTTCGTTTAGTTAATCTCACAAACACTTGGTGCGCACTCGTGTTTATAGGCTTTTTTGTTGATCTTTCTTTCAATCCAGTAGGGTATAAATGCGGAACATGATGAGAGTAAGATCTTCTAACCTCTCCGTATTCTCAATTCTGCTTCAAACCCATGTCAAATCCACCTGTTTCTATTACTCTTATGTTGTTGTAAAGCCCATCAGTCCTGCTAGTCTTTTTAACTTGAACCCTTGTAGTACTTTTTCTGCTATGGCTATGAAACCCCACCTGCAATTTTTCTCGTCTTCTACTACTTCCCCAAACTCAACATATGCAGCCTCAAATGTACCTTTGATTatagaaacaaaagaagatgCTTCTattagtgatgatgatgataatgatgaagaCTATGAAGATGATGAGACACACTTCAGACCTTTGAGTTCAGGAGATGAGAGTCTCACCCGAGACATAAGGACTATTGTTGGTATATTAGGTGAACTGGGAAGCAATCCATCTGGAACAAAAAACGAGCTTGAGCGTGGTGGGATTACTGCCTCATCAGAATTGGTTGTGGGGGTGCTCTCACATTTTCGCAGCAACTGGGAAGCTGCATTCACCTTCTTTCTATGGGCTGCCAAGCAGCCAGGTTACACTCATTCCGTGCGAGAATACCATTCCATGATCTCTATTCTTGGGAAAATGAGAAAGTTCGACACTGCATGGGCCTTGATTGATGAGATGAGAATGAAAGGTGGTCTGAGTTCTAGTCCGACTAGTCCATCTCTTGTTACTCCTCAGACTCTCTTAATCATGATTAGGAGATATTGTGCTGTACATGACGTGGGGAGGGCTATAAATACTTTTTATGCCTACAAGCGATTTAAGTTTGAAGTTGGCATTGATGAATTTCAAGGCCTTCTCTCTGCCCTTTGCAGGTACAAGAACGTGCCAGACGCTGAGCACATGCTCTTCTGCAACAAGAATGTCTTCCCATTTAATACCAAGAGCTTTAACATTATCCTCAATGGATGGTGCAATGTGATTGTTAGTCCCCgggagggagagagaatttGGAGGGAGATGAGCAAGAGAGGTATTCAACATGATGTTGTCTCGTATGGATGCCTCATATCTTGCTATTCAAAAGCATGTAATCTGAATAAGGTGCTCAAGCTCTTCAACAGGATGAAGGAAATGGAGATTGTTCCAGATAGGAAAGTTTACAATGCTGTCATTCATGCTCTTGCAAAAGGTAGGCTTGTGAAAGAAGCTATCAATCTCATGAAAACAATGGAAGATAAGGGTATTGCTCCAAATATTGTCTCTTATAACTCACTGATCAAGCCTCTCTGCAGGGCCCGTAAAATTGAAGAAGCTAGAGAAGTCTTTGATGATATGTTATGCCGTGGCCTCTCCCCTACCATTCGGACTTACCATGCCTTCTTCCGGATTTTAAGGACAGGGGATGAAGTGTTTGTGCTCTTGGAAAAGATGAGAAAGATGGGCTGCCACCCAAATACTGATACCTACATAATGTTGATTAGGAAATTTTGCCGGTGGCGCCAACTTGATAATGTCTTCAAGTTGTGGAGTGAGATGATTCAGAATGGAGTTGACCCTGATCGGAGCTCATATATTGTGCTAATACATGGCCTATTTTTGAACGGAAAGTTGGAGGAGGCCCACAAATATTACATAGAGATGAAAGAGAGACACTTAATACCAGAACCAAAGACAGATGAGATGCTTCAGGCTTGGTTGTCTAGTAAGCATATATCAGAGTGTCAGATGAAAGATTTAGAACGCAATCGATTGGATTGTAGTCAGTCAGGCAAGAATGCAAGGGTTATAACCAGGAGATTTGATCAAACAAGAGATTTTCGACGCCAACCTGAAACTAGAAGAGTTGTCAGAGAGCGGGGCTTTTCTTTATGGGAGAAATAGGATCTCAGGTCTTGACTGGGTACCTATCAACCTTCAGCACCAAGTTGCGCATGGATTTCATACAGGTGCACAGAATTTTTCTTATCCTCATCGTCTATATAAGATGCATTCTGACTATTCGATTTTGTTGCTTCAAATCTTAGTAAATACCCaaaattttggtgtttggtaaATTAACCTAACCTGTGCATgccttaaaaattaaattactatTTGGGTTTATATAGAAAATGGGTGCATAAATGGTGTCATTGTTAATGGACGATTGATACACTCCTGGCAATGCTTTGTTAAACACAATATATATGATGGAGCCTTACAATTTTCAATGAACATCCTAATGTACCTAATTGACAAAAGTTATGGTTGTTAAaggttaaaaattttgaaaagagaattgaaaatataaacacatatacatttacaccaaaaactaattgttGTTTTGGcttgatgataaaaagcaatCTTCATGAAGTAGACACCACAAGTTGAAAATTTAtcatatctaaaaaataaaaaataaaaaaaaaataaaaatttattacaaaggACACTTGCACTGAAGGATAAGTgctactttaattttttatatatggaaATGCTATGTTTTCTTGTATCGTTTTTTGATTGGCGAGTTACATGCACCCGGTGGGTCTTGAACCTATGACCTTACCCTCAGCCTTGCTCTTACAATGAAGTACCATTTGAGCTAGATCAATGTGCATTTTCTTGTACCATCAGACTGTGGTTAACTCATTCAGtcatttttgaactttttttttggccattaGCAAGTTATGATTATTCAATGAAGGATCAAGTTATGTATGATTTACATAACTGCCATTGGATTTCTGTTTTATAGTTGATGTATGATGAGGAAAGAACtgataaattgaaattttctgtCTACAGTTTGTTAAATTGTGAGCTCAGTTTGTGGTTAAATTGTGTCTTTTGTGTTTGGATAGGCGAAAAGGAGTTATTAGGCTTAGTTgactaataaaaattaaatgaggcTGGAGCATGAGTGGTGCAAAAATTGCAGGAAATTGAGAACGCTGTTAAAGGATTTTTAGGACAAAATATATTTCCCAAAATATGGTTGTTTAGCCGAAGGCTTAGGGTAGAATAGTGATTGGTATAGGAAAATTAGAGTTTAGGTTCAAATGGTATGGAAGTGACGGCTGATTGTGCATTAAAAGGCAATTATATATTTTGGCAGATTGTTAATTTCAAGGAAAACTAGAAGAGAAGTCAAAAGATAACATCTTAGGTGTTGAATGTGCTTCCCTTCGGCTTCACTCCTAGGGTTATAATTGTATCATTCAATTTTAGAAACCCTCACTTTGAACTCACCCAAGACAAGCTGCCACAGACTCTTGAGTTGCAGATTAGCTTGCCTAGCCTGATCATCAGGAATAACAATAAACGACCAATTGAGAAATCTGTCTACACGTCCttgtggtgtgtgtgtgtgtgtgtctcgcTTTGATTGGTGACTCTAGCACTCAATCTTAACTCTGACAACCCTTATCAGCGTGATCTTGGCTCACCAATGTGTTCTCTTTGATAGGACAGCACGATCTCATGTCACTGATCATTGATCTCTCattctctttttgtttatttattttcttttactaaGCTTCTGATTTTATTGTCGAAGTCTCTGAGCACTTGCTGAATAATGAATACGTCAAGATCTGATAAGTGCTGAATAGTTgaagctttttttcttttacttgctTATGGTTTTATAGCCTGAATATGTCAAATTGTGAATATTATACTATTAGCATTCTTTTTCCTTAGTCATGATGTATAttgtagtttatttttattcttcccCACCCTCCCCCACCTACACCACCACTACAAACGCCATTACAACCTCGGCCACCTCTGCCTCCATACTCATTCCCTTATCCACAAacttcaccaccaccaccttttCACCCCTACCAAACCCCTCTGCCCTTTGGCCCTTCTCCTTTCTATCCTTACCCGACACAATTCCCTCATCATGCTTTTCTACCACATCTCTACTGGCCGAATCAGTTTCAGGTCCAACAACCTTTTCCAGTGTCACCTAAAGTCCCAATACCTACACAAAATAAGCCTCCCCCACAAGCTCCAATACCTCCACAAAACCAGTCTCCTTTACAAGATACACAAACAACCAAACCCCCACCACAGCCCAAGCCTAGACCTCATGGGGGGTAGAACCGTAGAAAGGAATGCAGCTTTCTTTCATATTGATTCAAAagctttttctttggtttttgagGGTGGAAGAGTAGATTCTTATGCTATTCATGAATGCCGGGGTAAGTTCCATGGCTTTATCTGGGTGGGAAGGGTGGGTTTAGATTGGATCATTACTTGTTTAGCAGATTTAAAACGTTGGAATTTTAGCAAACACTTCTTCAAACGGCTACGTGAGTGTTCTAAAGTCTTAGAGATTACCAGCAAATCGAACAAAGGTGGTTTGTTTGTGGAAATCTTTTGAGTACCACAACGGTTCACGTCGTGGCTGTGTATGGGTTCTAGAGGGAGTTAAGTTGGGTGGTGGGTTTGAAAAATCCATCGGCAATCAAAGGTCTcaagtttggaaaaaattaaatgacCACAAGAATGTAGGGAGTGATTCACGTTATGAGAAACAGTTTCCAAAATTGGCTGACGTTTTTAATCAAAGAGAGACTTTTGAGggatttgattaaaaaaaaaaaaaaaaaaaaaaagtcaaatttcaCTTCTACTTTAAAGAATGGCAGGCCGATACGCTCAACTATTGTGAAGTGGACCCAGGCCCATTTTTCCTTGAAAATCTCTGTGGATTTGGTGGATCCAGGCAAGCGGGTCGTCGCGTGGGCTAATAAAACACAGCCCAACAAGAGTGGGCTTGCTCTTATTAAATCTCAACTCGTAGCCACACCTGAGACTGAGTCCACTACTCTCGTTCAACCCAAAGCTCCAGCTATGGGTGCCTCGTGTGAAGATCGTTTGGACAAGTTCGTGGGAGATTGGGGAAGGGTCGGGTACCCATAAGGAAGAAGCGAAGGAGAACTTGGGCTCCGACAATGGCAAGGCTCACTCCTCCGGTGCAGTTTTGTGTCCCGATAACCATCATGTTGGAGTTTCGAAGGTTGATCTACCTGGTGCAGAGTCGGGTACCCATGCTGCTGATGTGGTGTTGCCGCCGAACCCTGATGATGGTATGGGTCGTTGACTTTACCGATACTGTCTCGGAGGTCGTTTGACCAGGCGAAGGTACTCCCTTAGCTTTTTCACTCTCTGAAGAGGTGTTTCGGCAGCACCATTTGCTGGGCTATAACCATTTTTCCCCTTTATCCAAGATGGGTCTTGATATAAACGAGAGTGTGACTCCTAAGTTGATATGGGATGTTTCTTTGGCCTCGGGTAAAGGTGGGGAGGACTATAATTTGATGGATGTTACTCCTCTAGCATTGTGGGATCCTAATGGTGGACTCAACCTTGCCACCAAGGATTGCAAAACAGATGGATCTTTTTTAGAGGATGAACTGGAGCCTTCGGAATGGGTGAGTACGATGATTAAAGGTTTTGGTAGTTTTGTGGGATTCCCGATTGCTTGTTGTGAGAGGCAATGTAttgatttctttaaaaaattggaGAAAGGGTGGGAGAAACAAGCTACTATTGTCAACACTCGTCGGGTAGGTATCTCAAGCCAAAAAGGTATGAGGgagttaaaaattttgatttccaCTGTTAATTATGAGGGGCAGTCTGGTAGATATACCAGAGGCAGATTGAAAGCCTCTGGGGTTGGGTTTGTCTGTTTATCCATGAATTTGAAGCTTCTGTCTTGGAATGTGAGGGAATTGAATAATCCTCATAAAAGACTAGTTGTGACAAATCTTCTAAAAGAGTGGAAATGTGATATAGTTTGCCTTCAAGAAACTAAACTAGACAATACCAGCTCTAACATGGTAAAAAGTCTCTAGGGCAGTCCTTTTGTAGCCTGGGTGGCTTTAGAGGCCATCAATACAGTCAGGGGTATACTTTTCATGTGGGATAAGAGGGTATTTGAGCAAGTTGACTTTATGGTTGgaaagtttttagtttccatcTTTTTGAAGGGTGTGGCAGATGGTTTTGAATGGATCTGTTTAGGGGTTTATGGACCGACCAATGGAAGCCTTAGGGATGTATTATGGGCAGAGTTAGACATTGTGAGATCACGGTGGCTCTTGGCTTGGTGTTTGTTTGGtgatttcaatattattaaataTCCGTTCAGCCTAGCCATGTTTAAATTCTCGGATTTTATTGTGAAACACTCTTTAGTTGATTTGCCTTTGGAAGGAGCGGAGTTCACGTGGTTTCGCGACTCTGATAGACCCTCCAAGTCCAGAATTGATAGAGTGCTAGTGTCTGTGGATTGGGAGGATCATTTCTTAGATGTGACCCAAAGAATTCTTCCTAGGGTGGTGTCTAATCACTGACCTCTACTCTTGGAAGCAGGAGGGATGTCTAGGGGGAGGAGtcctttcaaatttaaaaatatgtggTTAAAGGTAGAGGGCTTTGTGGATATGGTGCGTCAATGGTGGAGTAGTTATTCTTTTTTGTGACCTCCTAGTTATATTCTAGCATGTAAACTGAAGGCTCTCAAAGGGGACTTGAACCACTGGAACAAGCATGTTTTTGGGATGtttcttttaggaaaaaatgcTTGATGACTAAACTCTTAGACATTGATATGAAAGAGGAGATGCAAGTTTTAACCCAAGTGGACAGAGACAGAAGAGTGGTGGATAAATCCGATATCGATCTTTTGGCTTCTTTGGAAGAGATTTCCTAGAGGCAAAAATCTAAGGCGCTGTTTATTAAAGAAGGTGATAATAACACTTGGTTTTTTCATAAACTCGCCAACTCTCATGGGCAAACCAATCAGATTAGGGTGGTGGAGGTTGAGGGGGTTCTCTATGAGGATGAGTCTGAAATTACGAATCAGGTAGTggatttttataagaaattatatCAGGAGTCGGAATCTTGGAGGCCTACTATTGATGGTTTAGACTTTGCATGTTTAGACGAAGATGAGAGGTACTCTTTGGAGAGGGAGTTTGAGAAGGAGGAGATTCTAGAGGCTTTTATGGAGGTGGAAGGTGATAAGGCACCTAGTCCAGATGGTTTTACTATGGCATTCTTCCAAAAATGTTGGAGTGTACTAGAACAGGATATTATGGCTTTTTTCGTGGATTTTCATAGTTAGTGTATGTTTGAGAAGTCTCTCAATCCCACTTTTCTATGTTTGATCCCTAAGAAAGTCAATGCAATCAATATTAAAGACTTTCGTCCTATAAGTCTTGTGGGTAGCCTGTATAAACTTTTGGCTAAGGTGTTGGAAGGGGTAGCAAAGTAAGCTCAAACTCACTCACTCTAATTGAACctaaacccacccaattattagttggaTTAAATGGGCATCAAACCAATTAGACCCaataattattgggttttaactaaaaacccattgagacccatttaaccaaaaaaaaatattcctcaATTCAGCCCAGCCCTtccgattaaaaaaaaaaaaaaaaaaaacctcagacGTTTCAATGTTTTCATTTTCTCGGCCTCcaaacacttctctctctcctcttgcttgctctctctctttctctctctagctctcacaAAGAACAATGAGGCACAACAAACACAGCAACACAAAGACCACCCGTTTGACAACGAATCTGATGCCAAACCCAAACGGTCCCCTCTAGTTGCTGAACTGGGAAGTGGTGTTCCCCAAGGAGAGGTCGTAGAGCGCACACGCTACCGGATCGGAGAGCGTTGCGTACATGTTGTGAATCTCTATGAAATATCTGCCGTTCAATTCGGAGTCTGACTCGATTTCTGGCTTGTCTTCATCTTGGTGGTGTTGTTGGATCATGGCATCTGGATGGTACATCTTGGCCAAGCTCCGATACGCCATCTTGATCTCCATCAACGAAGCCGTTCGCTCCACTCTAAGCACCTCGCACAGACTCGCCGAATGCACCGACGCCGACGAGGAATACGGCCTTGCCTCAGTCGCTGTGGCAGGATATGCCTTGATTAACCGTTTGGAAGAGGTGAATCTGGTTTCCGACGAGGAATAGAGAGGTGCGGCGGTGGGGAGGTTCAGAGTTGAAAACATTGAGAAAGGAAATTTGAGGGTTTGGGACTCTTTATGAGATTGAATGCGAAAGTAGTGATCTTGAGGAGGCCAAGAAATTGATCGAAGAGATTGGAAATTTCTTGGGAAAGTTAGAGTGGGAAAAAGGAATCCAAGAAAGTGTTGGGTTTTCACTTTAATgacattttgataattttgataattgggtaattgggtgagttagggtttacccataataattgggttgggttggatttgggtcagaagcaattagttaaatgagttttaatggataaatgagttttaatggataaatgagttttatatacccaacctaATTATGCTCACCCCAAACCCACCATTTGACACCCCTAGGTGTTGGCACATAGACTTTGCGGGGTTTTAGATAAGTTGATATCCGCTTCTCAGAATTCTTTTGTTGTGGGGAGGCAAATCCTAGATTCGGTTCTAATTGCCAACGAATGCTTGGATAGTAGATTGAAGAGTGGAATCCCTAGGGTCATTGTTAAGCTGGACATTGAGAAGGCATATGACCATGTGAATTGGAATGCCTTATTTTATCTGTGAAGAGGATGGGTTTTGGGAAGAGGTGGGGGAGATGGATTAGGGCATGTATTTCCACAATTAGATTCTCAGTTCTGGTGAACCTCCTACGGGTTTTTTTGGTAGTTCTCATGGTATCCACCAAGGAGACCCCCTGTCTTCATTGTTATTTCTCTTGATTATGGAGGTGTTGAGTAGGTTGTTGAAGAGAACGGAAGATGGTGGTTTTCTTTGTGGTTTTCAAGCAGGGTCTCATAGACGAGGTTTGAAAATTTCTCACATTCTTTTTGCTGATGACatcattttgttttgtgatgccTTGAGAGAACAGTTACTATACATTCGGatggtattgattttttttgaagcTATTACGGACTTGAGAGTCAACAATGGTAAGAGTGAGATTGTGCTGGTGTGTGGTGTTGAGAATTTGAATGTCTTGGCCCGTGTTTTATGTTGTAGGGTGGGTAGCTTGCCCATGACTTATTTGGGAATGCCACTTGGGGCTCATTATAAGGACTCATCGATATGGAACCCTATTATAGAAAAGATGGAGAGGCGGCTCTCTGGCTAGAAACGTCTATATCTGTCGAAAGGTGGTAGACTTACTTTATTAAGGAGTACCTTCTCTAGTCTTCCCACCTATTTTTTATCCTTGTTTACTATTCTCAAAGCGGTGGTAGCTAGACTAGAAAGGATTCGGAGGAATTTCCTTTGGGGAGCCTCCGAGGATGTTTTTAAATATCCGTGGTTGCTTGGGAGAAGGTTTGTTTGCCGGTGGAGGATGGTGGCTTGGGGATTCGGAGGGTTGGGTTGTTTAACCAAGCTTTTCTTGGTAAGCGGTTATGGCGTTTTGGGAAGGAAGGTAATAGGTTATGGTGTTAAGTTATAGAAACCAAATGTGGTGAGGCTAGAGGGGGCTGGTGCACTAGAATTGTAAGAGATACTCATGGGTGTGGGATGTGGAAGAGCATTAGAGAAGGAGCAGAGAAGTTCTTTGGATAGGTAGTGTATAATGTAGGGGAGGGTGACCGTATTAGTTTCTGACATGATCCTTGGTGTGGGAGTAATCCTTTAAAGGACTTTTTCCTGATCTGTTTACTCGTTCTCGATTTAAAGAGGCTTGGATTTCTGACCTCATTGTATCTGCCTCAGAAGGGGGAAGTAGGAGCTAGGATTTTCATTTCCGTCGAGCTCTAGAGGATTAGGAGTAGGAAAACATTTGTTCTTTCATTGAGTTTCTGTATTCCCATATGCTGAGGGGTGAAGGGGATGACACTTTGACTTGGAGGTTGACTAAGAAGGAGGTGTTTGATGTGCACTCTTACTATAAGTTGTTGTCTGGTCCCTACAATGAGGTTTTTCCTTGGGAGTGTATTTGGTGTGCAAAGGTTCCTAAACGGGTGTCTTTCTTCTTATGGATAGCAGGTAGGGATGGGATACTCACTATTGATAATCTAGTTAAGAGAGGTCAGTTCTTGGTTAATAGgtgttgtttgtgtttttgtgaaGAGAAAACTgtggatcatcttcttcttcactatAAGTTTTCTCATGCATTATGGAATGCAATTTTCGAGGTTTTTGGGATCCATTGGGTAATGCCGAAGACAGTTAGCTCTCTCCTCTTTGCTTGGAGAAATTGGTTTGGAAAGCATTTGTCAACCATATGGAATATGGCCTCGGCATGTTTAATGTGGCTGGTTTGGACGGAACATAATACACGCATCTTTGAAGACAATGAGAGAACCTTAGATCTTTTAAAAGCTCTTTTCTTCGGTACTTTGTTTATGTGGGCGCATGTTTGGGGTTTTACGAATTGTATTTCTATTTCTGATTTCTTACACTCTATTAGATTAAGTTTTTGAACCTACTATATTTTCTCCGGATCAGAATGTTCACCATCGTTAACATGATGCTCaatatttttgaataaaagttttattacctataaaaaaaaatgtttttaaatttattgatggctattacttatttttaaaatctaaaataaacataaaatataactaaagatatatatatatatatattaatttatttatttattttcgtGTCCCTGATGTGTTTGTCCTAGTTTTTCAAGCATTGCCATGTCATGATGTCTTGTGTCATGTTGTGTTAGTGTCCACGTCCATGCCCATGCTTCTTGGATGTTCTTGCCATGCACAATGTTTCAATTCCCATACTTACATTAAAAGTACggtgaaaatagccaaatatcacgttttggcaaaatttgtggcaaagtagcactgttttgaaaatatttaacaatctaccacttttttagtactcgagtttcacaaaatcaagttctaaaTAGTACTCGAGTTCCTAAGTGAGTTGCTAGCATGGCACTGCTGACCTAGAATCtgtataattaaaaaagtaatgtggTACTTGATATTATGGAAAT
The sequence above is drawn from the Quercus robur chromosome 7, dhQueRobu3.1, whole genome shotgun sequence genome and encodes:
- the LOC126693017 gene encoding pentatricopeptide repeat-containing protein At5g15010, mitochondrial-like; protein product: MRNMMRVRSSNLSVFSILLQTHVKSTCFYYSYVVVKPISPASLFNLNPCSTFSAMAMKPHLQFFSSSTTSPNSTYAASNVPLIIETKEDASISDDDDNDEDYEDDETHFRPLSSGDESLTRDIRTIVGILGELGSNPSGTKNELERGGITASSELVVGVLSHFRSNWEAAFTFFLWAAKQPGYTHSVREYHSMISILGKMRKFDTAWALIDEMRMKGGLSSSPTSPSLVTPQTLLIMIRRYCAVHDVGRAINTFYAYKRFKFEVGIDEFQGLLSALCRYKNVPDAEHMLFCNKNVFPFNTKSFNIILNGWCNVIVSPREGERIWREMSKRGIQHDVVSYGCLISCYSKACNLNKVLKLFNRMKEMEIVPDRKVYNAVIHALAKGRLVKEAINLMKTMEDKGIAPNIVSYNSLIKPLCRARKIEEAREVFDDMLCRGLSPTIRTYHAFFRILRTGDEVFVLLEKMRKMGCHPNTDTYIMLIRKFCRWRQLDNVFKLWSEMIQNGVDPDRSSYIVLIHGLFLNGKLEEAHKYYIEMKERHLIPEPKTDEMLQAWLSSKHISECQMKDLERNRLDCSQSGKNARVITRRFDQTRDFRRQPETRRVVRERGFSLWEK